The DNA window TTTGATTTCTTAGTATTTTCACATCCTGATAAGATAAACAGGAGGCAAAAACTAATTAAGGCTAAGGTTATTGTTTTCATGATAAATGTTGATAATATCTAATGCAATTATAATCTAAATTTAGAAAACGATTTTTAAAAAGATTAATCTGTTATTGCACGATCTTTTTTGAGTTGGTATAACCTAAGTTAATTCGTCTTAACCATATTATGGAAATATTTTGAGCCTGGCATCTCATATCATTTTATTATTTTTATAAAAAAACTTTATGACCGATTGTATTTTTTGTAAAATAATAAATAGTGAACTACCGGCAAGTCTCATTTATGAAGATGATCATGTCATTGCCTTCATGGATATACAACCTGTAAATCCAGGACATATATTGGTAGTACCTAAAATTCACAAAGAACTTATCGCGGAGCTGGATGAGGATCTGACTTCCAGACTGTTTAATGTAGGGGCTAAAATTAATCTGGCGATCAGAAAATCAAATGTAAAATCTGAAGGTATTAATTATTTCCTGGCCGATGGGGAAGTGGCTGGCCAGGAGGTCTTCCATACGCACTTACATATTATTCCAAGGTTTCAAAATGATGGTTTTGGGCTGAAATTTCACGAAACTTATTACGAACTTCCAAAGCGGGAAGAGCTGGATGAGATTTGTGGGAACATTAAACAGTTAATGGAATAGTAACTTTATTCTGCTAATACATCAATTGTACTACAGTTTATATTTTTTTAGACTGTAATCAGGAGCTTTTTCCCGCTATCCACTCATACTCCTCGCTCCAAACCATTTCCCATTCCTGCTGCGGGGTAACCGTTTCTATCGGGGCTATAAAACAGCCGGAAGAATAAAATTTTCCAGTATTTTGGTTACCTGAGGGTGAGCATAACTTTGATTGTATGCGCTAGCTGTAATAACGATAACTAAAGGTTGGTCTTTAAAAATAAGAATATAATTCCCACCATTTCCTGCACAGTAAAATGCTTCAGCCTTTTTGTTGCCCACACTGAAACTTTTGTTCCAGAAAAAATAGCTGTAATATTCATCTTTTCTATCCGGTATTTGAATCTGTCTGGTGAGTGTTTTTAACACCCAGCTTTGAGGAATGATCTGTTTTTTATTCCACATCCCATTGTTTTTATAAAGCTGTCCATATTTAGCAAAATCCAATGCATTCATACGAATACTTCCT is part of the Chryseobacterium paludis genome and encodes:
- a CDS encoding HIT family protein, with protein sequence MTDCIFCKIINSELPASLIYEDDHVIAFMDIQPVNPGHILVVPKIHKELIAELDEDLTSRLFNVGAKINLAIRKSNVKSEGINYFLADGEVAGQEVFHTHLHIIPRFQNDGFGLKFHETYYELPKREELDEICGNIKQLME